A window of Bactrocera dorsalis isolate Fly_Bdor chromosome 4, ASM2337382v1, whole genome shotgun sequence genomic DNA:
GGGCGATGTTTTCAGTCCACCAGTAAACTGCTGCTTTATGTTTGCTGTGGAAAACCTTGGGCATTGATTTTTGACAGGCTCTTGTTATATTAAGCATTGTGTGCTCGAGAGTTTTTCTTGCAATTATGGGGGAGCTGCTAGATGGGTGCTGCATCTATGCATCATCTTTGGCTTTGGTAGTTCCTATATACTGTAGATTTTGCGGAGACCGGGATATGATCGACTTTTTCGTGGTTCTGTTTTCATGTCATGCTTTCAATTTGTGAGCGGGTTGGTGAGCCTTTTTTTGCAAACACCTTGTCCTCTTCTATCGGGCCCTTTGCAGTCCCAGGTTAAGTGCCCTGATCCAAGGCAGCGGAAGCACCTTTTGGGAATTTCTTTTAGCCGGAGCCTGCAAATAACCCAGCCAATTTTGATGCATGCTTGTCGCATCAGTGTATCAGCCCTATCCAGGTCCAGCGTTATATATGCCCTTACCTGCTCTCTTGTGTTAGGAGCTGTTATATTAATCGATAAGTCTTCGGTGGAGTCCTTAGCGCTTCTTTGACAGCCCCAGCTACTTCCTCTTTTGTTGTGAGCGAGTCAAGGTCTCTGATCTCTATGGTAACCTTAGTTTTAAGGTCGGCTTCAGTTGCAGTCTCTTTAAGAGTGGTCTTAAGTGCCTCACAGAAGCTGGCCTTCGTGGACTATCCCTTCTCCGGCTCTAATAATAGGGCCCCGCCTCTTGTTTTGCGCATCCCTTTGATCTTCCGCTCTGCATCCTTAAGATCTACCTTGCTACGGATATTCTTGAGGACTTCGGCGTAGCTATTTCCTTCTGCTGGTTTTATTATCACGGCCTCTGTTTGTCGTTTAGGCCTATTATTTGATTTCAGCCTCTCTTTTGCGTTTTTAGACGCTTCCTCCACCGTTCCTTCGTTTGCGTGGATCTTCCTGGCTTTTTCAGGCAAAACTTTTTGCCGTCGTTTTCGAGTCGTGGTCGCACGGTTTCTCGCGGCTCCACAGGGCTTATCGCACGACGCTTCGAGTTGGCTGTGTTCCTCTTCTGCTCGTCTCATTTGGGTGATGTACTCTTATTTCGGCGAGTTCTGTGTTCCTGCTTGTGTGATCGGAGTCTCCCTTCAGCCTGTCTTTTCTCCATTTGTGTCTGGCTGTTTTGGAGTGGTGATGAGTATGAGGGATCTAAGTACCCTACAACCTCTTTTGAAGACTATCCCGTATTCCTCTTCTTgaccgtttttgttttgttgttctttctgttgggttgtttgttgttgttgcggtgtattcatatttttcaagcCTCCGCATCAAACCGCTATCTCCGCACGCTGTAATAGTCGCCCTTTATGAACCTCGTGGTTATCTATGCAGGCAGGGAGGCCTCGCGAGGGTTGACACAAGTCCTTATGGGAGCCTATGTTCAGAGCCAGGTTCTGGCGCGAATCAGGAGCTCGTCTCAACTGAACCTGTACGGCCAAAGAAATTATGGCGATGTGCATTGAACTTACTAGAAGACCTGCCATGGTTTTAACGAGACGGAGGTGTGAGCAGTATTAGCCTTCCAGCCATTTTGGTAAGATGGCactactaaagggtgattttttaagagcttgataactttttttaaaaaaaaaacgcataaaatttgcaaaatctcatcggttctttatttgaaacgttagattggttcatgacatttactttttgaagataatttcatttaaatgttgaccgcggctgcgtcttaggtggtccattcggaaagtccaattttgggcaactttttcgagcatttcggccggaatagcccgaatttcttcggaaatgttgtcttccaaagctggaatagttgctggcttatttctgtagactttagacttgacgtagccccacaaaaaatagtctaaaggcgttaaatcgcatgatcttggtggccaacttacgggtccatttcttgagatgaattgttgtccgaagttttccctcaaaatggccatagaatcgcgagctgtgtggcatgtagcgccatcttgttgaaaccacatgtcaaccaagttcagttcttccatttttggcaacaaaaagtttgttagcatcgaacgatagcgatcgccattcaccgtaacgttgcgtccaacagcatctttgaaaaaatacggtccaatgattccaccagcgtacaaaccacaccaaacagtgcatttttcgggatgcatgggcagttcttgaacggcttctggttgctcttcaccccaaatgcggcaattttgcttatttacgtagccattcaaccagaaatgagcctcatcgctgaacaaaatttgtcgataaaacacatttcgaaccgaacactgattttggtaataaaattcaatgatttgcaagcgttgctcgttagtaagtctattcatgatgaaatgtcaaagcatactgagcatctttctctttgacaccatgtctgaaatcccacgtgatctgtcaaatactaatgcatgaaaatcctaacctcaaaaaaatcacccgttatctaCTGACATGACAGAATACTGCCCTCCCCAGCCCTTAACCATAACACCATAATCAGAATTTTACTGGCCTCAATTCTGATGAGCTCCTGCCCAGGGTTTTTCATCGTCGGTAGGGTCTCCCTCGGTGCAACCCAGGTGGGGGTTGTGGACGCTTATTTTAAGGCGGCATTTTCTCGCCTCTTCGCGGGAGATTCATTAGCCGCGTGAGGCGTTTGAGCCAAGCCCTCCACTCCTGCAGCTCTTGGTCGGGGGCTGCGCATTACTATTCGCAGCTAACCGACTTAGCCTAAGCCGTCCCCTATCCGCCAGCTGTGACCCCGGTAGTAGCCTGAGCTCACCTTAcccaatttttggtcataaggagGCATACATTAAAGGAATTATCATTATTTGAGTAGTGGAGAATGAAAGAAATTAATCGTATTTAAAGTTCCGCTATATGGGAAATAGATAGATTTCATCCGATTTCGCCCATGCTCGCACTGAAAAAAATATCCCGTACTAAATTTCGGTCAGTCAGATCTCGAGATATGTAATTTTAGCAAAAAGTTGGCGATGCCACGCCCATCATCCAGTTTTTATTCCGTTTCTAAATTTTAACGTCTCTAgggtatttagttattgacaaggataatgggatgcccaacttattccagtgtgagagcgcctcaaaataagcgttttttatagcattttccattatggccagatcgaacaaaataaacatttttgggcattttaaattaaaacacccaacatttagtacgaataaaaactactatatagtggttatttatcatatggagaaactatttaaatctttttaaagtatattaaaacaattaacttttgaactttcaatacccaataaaaggatttaacctttttagctcttaatcaataaatgtttttaataaatttccatttaaaataatactatgatgcatcacattacaaaacgtttcatcaaatacctttaaatttcataaatttatttaattttcattgtttaacattttttataagtggtcttgaacgatgcaacaaatccctccgtttacatattttttgtaagatttcaatctggctatcgctcgtttccaattgctaaacgtcaaaacctcctcaatccagtcaactgtcaaagtttaggtggttttgacgtttagcaattgttctctcacttccagtgatagaagagttggacatctctttatctctggttattgatttatcgggCGTTTAGtagtaccaagtttcatcaatataGTTTTAATCAGGGATAAAGGGTTGttaaacttattccagtgtgagagcgcctcaaaataagcgttttttataacattttccattgtggccagatcgaacaaaataagaatttttgggcattttaaattaaaacacccaacatttagtacgaataaaaattactatgtagtggttatttattatatggagaaactatttaaatctttttaaagtatattagaagaactgatttttgacctttcaatacccgAAACAAGGACttaagcttgttagctctcattcattaaatttttttattcattttccattgaaaataatactatgatgcttcaaattacaaaacgtttcatcaaatacctttaaatatcacaaatttacttaattttcattgttttacattttttataagtggtcttgaacgatgcaacaaatccctccgtttatatattttttggtaagatatcaatctggccatcgctcgcttccaattgctaaacgtcaaaaccacctaaactttgacagttgctcgagtttaggtggttttgacgtttagcaattgttctctcacttccagtgagagaggagttaaacatctctttatctctggtttTAATTATGTTACAGCTTGCACtgacgaacggacggacagaccgACACTCAATCTGATTTAAACTTTTCGTTACGTGAACAAAagtctgtagcaacaggttgcaagtgTATAcgaatttgttgtatttataaagACAAATAATAACTCTGATATGCTTTTAAATAAACTTCTCGAAGCAAATACTATTATTTGAACAATTTCGAGAAGTCGTTTATTTAACATTCTACGCAAGTGTTTCTCCGATGTGCAAATATGTATGGCTTTTAAAACAAGGTTAGCATTTCACTATAAATACCTAAAAGGTGCATATCGAAGTATAGTCGTACTTGTACACCCTTGCAATACGGttatttgaaatatgaaatCAATATACTTACTTTTGTTGGGGCTTTTAGTCCTTTCGGCTCAAACTGGCTTCACAATAGCAGCTGACGTCACAGAATCATCTGATACTGAAGCCGATGAAACAACTCAAGCTGTTGCAGACGCAACTGTCAAAGCAGAGGCCGCTGAAGACTCAACTGCTGCAGAAACTGCTGAAGAGACAACTGCTGCAAAATCAGCTGATTCTACAACCACGACACGAGCGGCAAATTCAACAACACTAACACCTGATTCAGAATCTTCAAGTACAGAATCTTCAAGCTCAGCCTCTTCTGGAAGCAACAGCGCTGCAGCCAAAAAAAGACGTGCGGCAAAACGCGCAGCAA
This region includes:
- the LOC125778255 gene encoding uncharacterized protein LOC125778255, which encodes MKSIYLLLLGLLVLSAQTGFTIAADVTESSDTEADETTQAVADATVKAEAAEDSTAAETAEETTAAKSADSTTTTRAANSTTLTPDSESSSTESSSSASSGSNSAAAKKRRAAKRAAKRRRKQQAAKKRRQNKKKQQRKKRRQQKRKNRINKN